One window of the Amycolatopsis mediterranei genome contains the following:
- a CDS encoding sugar-binding transcriptional regulator, whose amino-acid sequence MSASRKAASLTEAILLATVARRFYVQGRSKLEIADEFGVSRFKVARMLDTAMESGLVRVEFSLPAPVDLVLSDEVRSAYGLERALVLERSTEREPKEVVRAKIGSLAARLLEEIAAPSDVIGLSWARSVNAMAEAVRSLPRCPIVQLCGVQAGMDMRGRSVETVSRVTSVSGGDAYPIFGPLVLPDRRTTETLRRQPGIAETFGQFRHLTKAVVSIGAWQPGESTVYDALDEAERAAIAARGATAEVAARLFDASGNALSTGLAHHVLAISHEELMAVPEVIALGYSRPKAAAVDAVLRSGMVSTLITDAAAAVPLLALAAKNPPR is encoded by the coding sequence ATGAGCGCTTCCCGTAAGGCGGCTTCGCTTACTGAAGCGATCCTGCTCGCCACCGTCGCCCGGCGCTTCTACGTGCAGGGACGCTCCAAGCTGGAGATCGCCGACGAGTTCGGCGTCAGCCGGTTCAAGGTGGCGCGGATGCTCGACACGGCCATGGAGTCCGGGCTGGTCAGGGTGGAGTTCTCGCTGCCGGCACCGGTGGACCTGGTGTTGTCCGACGAGGTGCGCTCGGCGTACGGCCTGGAGCGGGCGCTGGTGCTCGAACGCTCAACCGAGCGGGAGCCGAAGGAGGTCGTCCGGGCGAAGATCGGCTCGCTGGCGGCCCGGCTGCTGGAGGAGATCGCGGCCCCTTCGGACGTCATCGGGTTGTCGTGGGCGCGCTCGGTGAACGCCATGGCGGAGGCGGTCCGGTCGCTGCCGCGGTGCCCGATCGTCCAGCTCTGCGGAGTGCAGGCCGGGATGGACATGCGCGGCCGCTCGGTGGAGACGGTCAGCCGCGTGACCTCGGTGTCCGGCGGCGACGCGTACCCGATCTTCGGCCCGCTGGTGCTGCCCGACCGCCGCACGACGGAGACGTTGCGGCGTCAGCCGGGGATCGCCGAGACGTTCGGCCAGTTCCGCCACCTGACGAAGGCGGTGGTCAGCATCGGCGCGTGGCAGCCGGGCGAGTCGACGGTGTACGACGCGCTGGACGAGGCCGAGCGCGCGGCGATCGCGGCCCGCGGCGCGACGGCGGAGGTCGCGGCCCGGCTGTTCGACGCGTCCGGCAATGCGTTGTCGACGGGCCTGGCCCACCACGTCCTGGCGATCAGCCACGAGGAGCTGATGGCGGTCCCGGAGGTGATCGCGTTGGGTTACAGCCGCCCGAAAGCCGCAGCGGTGGACGCGGTCCTCCGGTCCGGCATGGTCTCGACGCTGATCACCGACGCCGCGGCCGCCGTCCCGCTGCTGGCGCTGGCGGCGAAGAACCCGCCCCGCTGA
- a CDS encoding zinc-dependent alcohol dehydrogenase family protein, with product MRAAIVDRPGEIRVGEVPDPKPGERQVVVKVGACGICGTDLHIADGQFPPTPYPIVPGHEFAGEIVELGADVPGEWKVGDRVAVDPSLFCGYCGPCRAGHGNLCANWGATGDTVNGAFAEYVAVPSATCYRMPDSMSWEQGALVEPVSCAVHGVRRVGVEAGERFLVVGAGTMGLIMQQLLQRSGAQVTVVDRNEARLPRATSLGAVATAKDVSDLNGEKFDVAVDCTGAAPAIEAAFDAIRRGGRLLVFGVAPAEARVALSPFRIYNDEITIVGSMAVLHSFGAALDLVAGGAIDTEALLTDTLPLEQYPEALAKMRSGSGLKVQVLPGGGRA from the coding sequence ATGCGTGCCGCCATCGTCGACCGGCCCGGTGAGATCAGGGTCGGCGAGGTGCCCGATCCGAAACCCGGGGAACGTCAGGTCGTCGTCAAGGTCGGAGCGTGCGGCATCTGCGGCACCGACCTGCACATCGCGGACGGGCAGTTCCCGCCCACGCCGTACCCCATCGTCCCCGGGCACGAGTTCGCCGGGGAAATCGTCGAGCTCGGCGCGGACGTGCCGGGCGAGTGGAAGGTCGGCGACCGCGTGGCCGTCGACCCGTCGCTGTTCTGCGGCTACTGCGGCCCGTGCCGCGCCGGCCACGGCAACCTCTGCGCGAACTGGGGCGCCACCGGCGACACCGTCAACGGCGCCTTCGCCGAGTACGTCGCGGTTCCGTCGGCCACCTGCTACCGGATGCCCGACTCGATGAGCTGGGAACAGGGCGCGCTGGTCGAGCCCGTTTCCTGTGCCGTGCACGGCGTCCGCCGTGTCGGTGTCGAGGCCGGTGAACGCTTCCTCGTCGTCGGCGCCGGGACCATGGGCCTGATCATGCAGCAGCTGCTGCAGCGCTCGGGCGCGCAGGTCACGGTGGTCGACCGCAACGAAGCCCGGCTGCCGCGGGCGACGAGCCTCGGCGCCGTTGCCACCGCGAAGGACGTCAGCGACCTGAACGGCGAGAAGTTCGACGTCGCCGTCGACTGCACCGGCGCCGCGCCCGCCATCGAAGCCGCCTTCGACGCGATCCGGCGCGGGGGACGGCTGCTCGTCTTCGGTGTCGCCCCGGCCGAAGCCCGTGTCGCGCTTTCACCGTTCCGCATCTACAACGACGAGATCACCATCGTCGGCTCGATGGCCGTGCTGCACAGCTTCGGCGCCGCCCTCGACCTCGTCGCGGGCGGCGCGATCGACACCGAGGCGCTGCTCACCGACACCCTGCCGCTGGAGCAGTACCCCGAAGCGCTGGCCAAGATGCGCAGCGGCTCGGGCCTCAAGGTGCAGGTACTCCCCGGAGGTGGCCGTGCGTAA
- a CDS encoding ABC transporter substrate-binding protein, protein MAVRKLLTLLAATSLLATGCAGAGSIGTGSSTLVIAIVANPQMKDAIALAPEFEKATGIGLKFVSLPENQARAKITASTATEGGEFDVVMISNYEAPQWAANGWLENLEPHMAATPGYDEGDFIPSIKQSLSYRNQMYAVPFYGESSFLAYRKDLFQKAGLTMPAKPTWPQIADFAAKLDDKANGVAGICLRGKPGWGESLAPFTTVANTFGAQWFDKDWNAKLTSPEFTQAANFYVNLIREHGEVGASSAGFSECGTRYTQGNAAMWYDATVMAGTNEDPSSSKIVGKSGYAPAPVVKTPASGWLYTWALGIPKVAKDKDAAWKFMAWMTDKAYVQKVGHTYGWNRVPPGVRQSTYVIPEYADAAKAYAKPTLDGIADANQQKVMASPVPYPGIQFVGIPEFQDLGTRVSQQLSAAIAGRESVEDALKQSQDYARTVGDSYKAVQ, encoded by the coding sequence GTGGCCGTGCGTAAGCTCCTCACCCTCCTCGCGGCGACGTCGCTGCTGGCCACCGGCTGCGCGGGCGCCGGCTCGATCGGCACCGGCAGCAGCACGCTCGTCATCGCCATCGTGGCCAACCCGCAGATGAAGGACGCGATCGCGCTCGCGCCGGAGTTCGAGAAGGCCACCGGCATCGGGCTGAAGTTCGTGTCCCTGCCGGAAAACCAGGCCCGCGCCAAGATCACCGCGTCGACCGCCACCGAGGGCGGCGAGTTCGACGTCGTCATGATCAGCAACTACGAAGCCCCGCAGTGGGCGGCCAACGGCTGGCTCGAGAACCTCGAACCGCACATGGCGGCCACCCCCGGCTACGACGAAGGCGACTTCATCCCCAGCATCAAGCAGTCGCTGTCGTACCGGAACCAGATGTACGCGGTGCCGTTCTACGGCGAATCGTCGTTCCTGGCCTACCGCAAGGACCTCTTCCAGAAGGCCGGGCTGACCATGCCGGCCAAGCCGACCTGGCCGCAGATCGCGGACTTCGCCGCGAAGCTCGACGACAAGGCGAACGGCGTGGCGGGGATCTGCCTGCGCGGCAAGCCCGGCTGGGGCGAGAGCCTGGCGCCGTTCACGACCGTGGCCAACACCTTCGGCGCCCAGTGGTTCGACAAGGACTGGAACGCCAAGCTGACCTCGCCGGAGTTCACGCAGGCCGCGAACTTCTACGTCAACCTCATCCGCGAGCACGGCGAGGTCGGGGCCTCCAGCGCCGGGTTCTCCGAGTGCGGCACGCGCTACACGCAAGGCAACGCGGCGATGTGGTACGACGCCACGGTGATGGCGGGCACCAACGAGGACCCGTCGAGCAGCAAGATCGTCGGCAAGTCCGGGTACGCGCCCGCGCCGGTCGTCAAGACCCCAGCCAGCGGCTGGCTCTACACCTGGGCCCTCGGCATCCCCAAGGTCGCCAAGGACAAGGACGCGGCCTGGAAGTTCATGGCCTGGATGACCGACAAGGCGTACGTGCAGAAGGTCGGCCACACCTACGGCTGGAACCGCGTCCCGCCGGGCGTCCGCCAGTCGACGTACGTCATCCCCGAGTACGCCGACGCGGCGAAGGCCTACGCGAAGCCCACGCTCGACGGCATCGCGGACGCGAACCAGCAGAAAGTGATGGCGAGCCCGGTGCCCTACCCCGGCATCCAGTTCGTCGGCATCCCCGAGTTCCAGGACCTGGGCACCCGGGTGAGCCAGCAGCTGTCGGCGGCGATCGCCGGCCGCGAGTCCGTCGAAGACGCCCTGAAGCAGTCCCAGGACTACGCCCGGACGGTGGGCGACTCCTACAAGGCGGTGCAGTGA
- a CDS encoding carbohydrate ABC transporter permease, with translation MSTLSVSTPTSQTHAKVEEKRGLSTAAKRRLPLLPALIFVIAVTQLPFLLTVFYSFQSWNLVRPGSRHFVGLDNYIDVFSDTTFLVALLNTVLLTVVCVFVALLLGLGLAILLDRKFLGRGVVRTLLITPFLILPAAGALLWKTTMFDPTYGLLHFVFGTDTDWLSEFPLASVMAQIVWQWTPFMMLLILAGLQSQAKDVLEAANVDGAGRWRTFVSITLPHLSRFLQLATLLGAIYIVNSFDAIFLMTQGGPGTASTNLPYYIYQRAFEGFDVGQSSAMGVIVVILTMIVATFALRLMFRTFSVSGGIK, from the coding sequence ATGTCCACGCTCTCCGTATCCACCCCCACGTCCCAAACGCACGCGAAGGTCGAAGAGAAACGCGGCCTGAGCACCGCGGCCAAGCGGCGGCTGCCGCTGCTGCCCGCGCTGATCTTCGTCATCGCGGTGACGCAGCTGCCGTTCCTGCTCACCGTGTTCTACTCGTTCCAGTCGTGGAACCTGGTCCGGCCCGGGTCGCGGCACTTCGTCGGCCTGGACAACTACATCGACGTCTTCAGCGACACGACGTTCCTGGTCGCCCTGCTCAACACCGTGCTGCTGACCGTCGTGTGCGTGTTCGTCGCGCTCCTGCTCGGCCTCGGCCTGGCGATCCTGCTCGACCGCAAGTTCCTCGGCCGCGGCGTCGTCCGGACCCTGCTGATCACGCCGTTCCTGATCCTGCCGGCGGCCGGCGCGCTGCTGTGGAAGACGACGATGTTCGACCCGACCTACGGGCTGCTGCACTTCGTCTTCGGCACCGACACCGACTGGCTTTCGGAGTTCCCGCTGGCGTCGGTGATGGCCCAGATCGTGTGGCAGTGGACGCCGTTCATGATGCTGCTCATCCTGGCCGGCCTGCAGAGCCAGGCCAAGGACGTGCTCGAAGCGGCCAATGTGGACGGTGCGGGCCGCTGGCGGACGTTCGTCTCCATCACGCTGCCGCACCTGTCCCGGTTCCTGCAGCTGGCCACCCTGCTGGGCGCGATCTACATCGTGAACAGCTTCGACGCGATCTTCCTGATGACCCAGGGCGGCCCGGGCACGGCGAGCACCAACCTGCCGTACTACATCTACCAGCGCGCGTTCGAGGGCTTCGACGTCGGCCAGTCCTCGGCGATGGGCGTGATCGTGGTGATCCTGACGATGATCGTCGCGACCTTCGCCCTGCGCCTGATGTTCCGCACGTTCTCGGTGAGCGGAGGGATCAAATGA
- a CDS encoding carbohydrate ABC transporter permease encodes MTTVAPRKREYGKGSLTVATWIIAILFVFPLLWMILTAFKQEADAYTDPPKLFFTPTFEQLGNVLSGGFLPYLSNSAFVTILSTALVLLFGVPAAYALSLAPVKGTSNALGFFLSTKMLPIVAAIIPLYVISQNTELLDTVWALVILYTSMNLPLAIWMMRSFFLEVPHEMIEAGRIDGANLPTLLRKIIMPVVAPGIAATALICVIFSWTEFFYAVNLTAARAGTVPVFLVGFITSEGLYWAQLSAAALLASLPVMIVGWIAQNHLVRGLSMGAVK; translated from the coding sequence ATGACGACCGTCGCCCCGCGCAAGCGCGAGTACGGCAAGGGCTCGCTGACCGTCGCGACCTGGATCATCGCGATCCTGTTCGTCTTCCCGCTGCTGTGGATGATCCTCACGGCGTTCAAGCAGGAGGCGGACGCCTACACCGACCCGCCGAAGCTGTTCTTCACCCCGACGTTCGAGCAGCTCGGCAACGTCCTGAGCGGCGGGTTCCTGCCGTACCTGTCGAACTCGGCGTTCGTCACGATCCTGTCGACGGCCCTGGTGCTGCTCTTCGGCGTCCCGGCGGCGTACGCGCTGTCGCTGGCGCCGGTCAAGGGCACGTCGAACGCGCTCGGCTTCTTCCTCTCGACGAAGATGCTGCCGATCGTGGCGGCGATCATCCCGCTGTACGTGATCTCGCAGAACACCGAGCTGCTCGACACGGTGTGGGCGCTGGTCATCCTGTACACGTCGATGAACCTGCCGCTGGCCATCTGGATGATGCGGTCGTTCTTCCTCGAAGTACCGCACGAGATGATCGAGGCGGGCCGGATCGACGGCGCGAACCTGCCGACGCTGCTGCGCAAGATCATCATGCCGGTGGTCGCGCCCGGGATCGCGGCGACCGCACTGATCTGCGTGATCTTCTCCTGGACGGAGTTCTTCTACGCGGTCAACCTGACCGCGGCCCGGGCCGGCACGGTCCCGGTGTTCCTGGTCGGGTTCATCACCAGCGAAGGCCTGTACTGGGCGCAGCTGTCCGCGGCCGCGCTGCTGGCTTCGCTGCCGGTGATGATCGTCGGCTGGATCGCGCAGAACCACCTGGTCCGCGGCCTGTCGATGGGCGCGGTCAAGTAA
- a CDS encoding ferredoxin, with product MKIIADTGKCVGAGQCVLTEPSLFDQSEEDGTVIVLDDQPQGELVEKAREAVHVCPSQALSLQE from the coding sequence ATGAAGATCATCGCGGACACCGGCAAGTGCGTCGGCGCCGGCCAGTGCGTACTCACCGAGCCCTCGCTGTTCGACCAGAGCGAGGAGGACGGCACCGTCATCGTGCTCGACGACCAGCCGCAGGGCGAGCTGGTCGAAAAGGCCCGTGAAGCGGTGCACGTCTGCCCGAGCCAGGCCCTCTCCCTGCAGGAATGA
- a CDS encoding cytochrome P450, with amino-acid sequence MTALHEFPMTRTCPFAPPPAYAEIREEDPVTRVGLPDGRKAWVVSRHEDVRTVLNDRRFSADRQHPDFPQLVPGFRRPDDERTMITMDAPEHGPARKAVLGEFTVRRMEALRPRIQEIVDERIDALLAGPKPGDLVEALSLPVPSLVICEMLGVPYADHDFFQTHTTKLIKRDTPPQERRAAVEAVREYMGDLIAGKEANPPDDLLGRQIVKLREEGTYRRAALAATGFLLLVAGHETTANMISLGTVGLLENPHQLALIRDDPGKTLDAVEELLRYFTIVDAATARLCVEDAEVGGQLIRAGEGVLALGYAANRDGTAFENPDDLDIERGARHHVAFGFGPHQCLGQNLARMELQIVFDTLFRRIPGLRLAAPVDDLPFKDDANIYGLYRLPVTW; translated from the coding sequence ATGACCGCGCTCCACGAGTTCCCGATGACGCGCACGTGCCCGTTCGCCCCGCCGCCGGCGTACGCCGAGATCCGAGAGGAAGACCCGGTCACCCGGGTGGGGCTGCCCGACGGCCGGAAGGCCTGGGTGGTCAGCCGGCACGAAGACGTCCGGACCGTGCTGAACGACCGGCGGTTCAGCGCCGACCGGCAGCACCCGGACTTCCCGCAGCTGGTGCCGGGGTTCCGGCGGCCGGACGACGAGCGCACCATGATCACCATGGACGCGCCCGAGCACGGGCCGGCCCGCAAGGCCGTGCTCGGCGAGTTCACCGTGCGCCGGATGGAGGCGCTGCGGCCGCGGATCCAGGAGATCGTCGACGAGCGGATCGACGCGCTGCTGGCCGGCCCGAAGCCGGGTGACCTGGTCGAGGCGCTGTCGCTGCCGGTGCCGTCGCTGGTGATCTGCGAAATGCTCGGCGTGCCTTATGCCGACCACGACTTCTTCCAGACCCACACGACGAAGCTGATCAAGCGCGACACGCCCCCGCAGGAGCGGCGGGCCGCGGTCGAGGCCGTGCGCGAGTACATGGGCGACCTCATCGCCGGGAAGGAAGCGAACCCGCCGGACGACCTGCTCGGGCGGCAGATCGTCAAGCTCCGCGAAGAGGGCACCTACCGGCGGGCGGCGCTGGCCGCGACCGGGTTCCTGCTGCTGGTGGCCGGGCACGAGACGACGGCGAACATGATCTCGCTGGGCACCGTCGGGCTGCTGGAGAACCCCCATCAGCTGGCCCTGATCCGGGACGACCCGGGCAAGACGCTCGACGCCGTCGAGGAGCTGTTGCGGTACTTCACCATCGTCGACGCCGCCACGGCCCGGTTGTGCGTCGAGGACGCCGAGGTCGGCGGGCAGCTGATCCGCGCGGGCGAGGGCGTGCTGGCGCTCGGCTACGCCGCCAACCGCGACGGCACCGCGTTCGAAAACCCCGACGACCTCGACATCGAGCGCGGCGCGCGACACCACGTGGCCTTCGGGTTCGGGCCGCACCAGTGCCTCGGCCAGAACCTCGCCCGGATGGAACTGCAGATCGTCTTCGACACGCTTTTCCGCCGGATCCCCGGCTTGCGGCTGGCCGCGCCGGTCGACGACCTGCCGTTCAAGGACGACGCGAACATCTACGGCCTGTACCGGCTGCCGGTGACCTGGTAG
- a CDS encoding cytochrome P450 has translation MTELAEPATRDETFPLLRTCPFAPPPAYGELREAGPVHRVTLQSGQEAWAVTRLEDVRQLLTDPRFSSDRFNPGFPILTKTGRPQRRRFTASLINMDPPEHGAARREVVGEFTVKRMKALQPRIQQIVDEHIDAILAGPKPADLVSALALPVPSLVICEQLGVPYADHEFFQVRSSTLLNREVTQEARVQAVEELQNYLDELVTAKEADPTDDLLGRQILKQREEHGDVAHDELVSLAFLLLLAGHETTANMISLGTVALLENPDQLEIIKNDPGKTLDAVEELLRYFTIAEFATSRVATEDVEIGGQLIREGEGVLGLSYSGNRDEAAFENADQLDLERGARHHVAFGFGPHQCLGQNLARMELQIVFDTLFRRIPELKLAAPADQLPYKHDSSIFGLYCLPVTW, from the coding sequence ATGACTGAATTGGCCGAGCCCGCGACGCGGGACGAGACCTTCCCACTGCTCCGCACCTGCCCGTTCGCACCGCCGCCGGCGTACGGGGAGCTGCGCGAAGCCGGACCGGTCCACCGCGTCACGCTGCAGTCCGGACAGGAGGCCTGGGCGGTGACGCGGCTCGAGGACGTCCGGCAGCTGCTGACCGACCCGCGGTTCAGCTCCGACCGGTTCAACCCCGGCTTCCCGATCCTGACGAAGACCGGCCGGCCGCAGCGCCGCCGCTTCACCGCGTCGCTGATCAACATGGACCCGCCGGAGCACGGCGCCGCCCGGCGCGAGGTCGTCGGCGAGTTCACCGTCAAGCGGATGAAGGCCCTGCAGCCGCGGATCCAGCAGATCGTCGACGAGCACATCGACGCGATCCTGGCCGGCCCGAAGCCCGCCGACCTGGTCTCGGCGCTGGCTCTGCCGGTGCCGTCGCTGGTCATCTGCGAGCAGCTCGGCGTCCCGTACGCCGACCACGAGTTCTTCCAGGTGCGCAGCTCCACCCTGCTGAACCGGGAAGTGACGCAGGAAGCGCGGGTGCAGGCCGTCGAGGAGCTGCAGAACTACCTCGACGAGCTGGTCACGGCGAAGGAGGCCGATCCGACCGACGACCTCCTCGGCCGCCAGATCCTCAAGCAGCGCGAAGAGCACGGCGACGTCGCCCACGACGAGCTCGTCTCGCTGGCCTTCCTGCTGCTCCTCGCCGGGCACGAGACGACGGCGAACATGATCTCGCTGGGCACCGTCGCGCTCCTGGAGAACCCGGACCAGCTCGAGATCATCAAGAACGACCCCGGCAAGACGCTCGACGCCGTCGAGGAGCTGCTGCGGTACTTCACCATCGCCGAGTTCGCGACCTCGCGCGTCGCCACCGAGGACGTCGAGATCGGCGGGCAGCTGATCCGCGAAGGCGAGGGCGTGCTCGGGCTGAGCTACTCCGGCAACCGGGACGAAGCCGCGTTCGAGAACGCCGACCAGCTCGACCTGGAGCGCGGCGCGCGCCACCACGTCGCCTTCGGCTTCGGGCCGCACCAGTGCCTCGGCCAGAACCTGGCCCGGATGGAGCTGCAGATCGTCTTCGACACGCTGTTCCGCCGCATCCCGGAGCTCAAGCTGGCCGCGCCGGCCGACCAGCTGCCGTACAAGCACGATTCGTCCATCTTCGGCCTCTACTGCCTGCCCGTGACCTGGTGA
- a CDS encoding TetR/AcrR family transcriptional regulator translates to MTADPETTLRADARRNRDQILAAAKSIFAASGPEAPMEEIARAAGVGVGTLYRRFPDRDALIRAVAMDNFERVLIDARTIAAEETSPWRALERLLRHSVALQLSVQLAMVSHRALVILKNDPEVRRLRDEILVVLDGFVDGAKAEGKLREDVGAGDIAILLATLLRQMRAKAPEVAEMAARRCVGIMIDGLSVRPGSALPGRPITSRDLDPD, encoded by the coding sequence ATGACGGCAGACCCCGAGACCACCCTGCGGGCGGACGCGCGGCGCAACCGCGACCAGATCCTGGCCGCCGCGAAGAGCATCTTCGCCGCTTCCGGTCCCGAGGCGCCGATGGAGGAGATCGCCCGCGCGGCCGGCGTCGGCGTCGGCACGCTCTACCGCCGGTTCCCGGACCGGGACGCGCTGATCCGGGCGGTCGCTATGGACAACTTCGAGCGGGTGCTCATCGACGCCCGCACGATCGCCGCCGAGGAGACGTCGCCGTGGCGCGCGCTGGAGCGGCTGCTGCGGCACTCGGTGGCGCTGCAGCTGAGCGTGCAGCTGGCCATGGTCTCGCACCGGGCGCTGGTGATCTTGAAGAACGACCCGGAGGTCCGCCGCCTGCGCGACGAGATCCTGGTGGTCCTCGACGGCTTCGTCGACGGCGCGAAGGCCGAGGGCAAGCTCCGCGAGGACGTCGGGGCCGGCGACATCGCGATCCTGCTGGCGACGCTGCTCCGGCAGATGCGCGCGAAGGCGCCGGAGGTCGCCGAGATGGCGGCCCGGCGGTGCGTCGGCATCATGATCGACGGCCTCAGCGTGCGGCCGGGTTCGGCGCTCCCCGGCCGTCCGATCACGTCCCGGGATCTCGACCCCGACTGA
- a CDS encoding GH12 family glycosyl hydrolase domain-containing protein: MRRRTLAVVLAISFPVLAGCGGTPTDGVAAAPASLPAPVPTSSSSVAPPPASSSSSLPAPSTSRPAPPSTPAPPSTAAVRSCRTPEFTTSDPDGGWSDGGYYVHNNMWNAGEAGPETLRACAYDNWYVESTQPDSTSVKTYPNVHKDIDNQNGKPFNDYSVIKSTFAGRGPGTGVYDVAYDLWLNGVGDGKGVTEVMVWTENLKQQPSGDKLTTYAAAGFTYDVWADDDGYVAFVSRSTQYAGSVDLKAMIAWAIGKGLIPPNPTVNQIGYGIEFCSTGGGKARFTLSDFSVAMS, translated from the coding sequence ATGCGACGAAGAACGCTGGCCGTGGTGTTGGCGATTTCCTTCCCGGTGCTCGCCGGGTGCGGCGGCACGCCCACCGACGGCGTAGCGGCCGCGCCGGCTTCACTGCCGGCGCCGGTGCCCACGTCTTCTTCTTCGGTGGCACCCCCTCCTGCTTCGTCTTCCTCTTCGCTGCCGGCGCCCTCGACGTCTCGACCTGCGCCTCCGTCGACACCGGCACCGCCGTCGACGGCGGCGGTCCGGAGCTGCCGCACGCCGGAGTTCACCACCAGTGACCCCGACGGCGGCTGGTCCGACGGCGGCTACTACGTCCACAACAACATGTGGAACGCCGGGGAAGCGGGCCCGGAAACGCTGCGGGCGTGCGCGTACGACAACTGGTACGTCGAATCCACCCAACCCGATTCGACGTCGGTGAAAACCTATCCGAACGTGCACAAGGACATCGACAACCAGAACGGAAAACCGTTCAACGACTATTCGGTGATCAAATCCACCTTCGCCGGCCGCGGCCCGGGCACGGGCGTCTACGACGTGGCGTACGACCTCTGGCTGAACGGCGTGGGTGACGGCAAGGGCGTCACCGAGGTGATGGTCTGGACGGAGAACCTCAAGCAGCAACCCTCGGGCGACAAGCTGACGACGTACGCGGCGGCCGGCTTCACCTACGACGTCTGGGCGGACGACGACGGGTACGTGGCGTTCGTGTCCCGCTCGACGCAGTATGCGGGCAGCGTGGACCTGAAGGCGATGATCGCGTGGGCGATCGGCAAGGGCCTGATCCCCCCGAACCCGACGGTCAACCAGATCGGCTACGGCATCGAGTTCTGCTCGACCGGCGGCGGCAAGGCCCGGTTCACGCTGTCGGACTTCTCGGTGGCGATGAGCTAG
- a CDS encoding aldehyde dehydrogenase family protein: protein MSDRISVAKTYKLYVGGKFPRSESGRVYPVTDAKGKFLANAAHASRKDVRDAVVAARKAFPGWAAATAYNRGQVLYRVAEVLEGRRDQFVAEVSASEGQAAKKAESLVDAAIDRWVWYAGWTDKIATVLGAANPVAGPYFSFTVPEPTGVVGVLAPQQSSLLGLVEVLAPVLATGSTAVVVSSAERPLPAITLSEVLATSDVPGGVANILTGHAAELGPWLASHGDVNALDPTGAAPADRPGLAREAANTVKRVLTVPEAEPDWTTAPDLTRLRRYLEAKTVWHPLGV, encoded by the coding sequence ATGTCTGACCGAATTTCCGTCGCGAAGACGTACAAGCTGTACGTGGGCGGCAAGTTCCCGCGTTCGGAGTCGGGCCGGGTCTACCCGGTGACGGACGCGAAGGGCAAGTTCCTGGCGAACGCGGCCCACGCGTCGCGCAAGGACGTCCGCGACGCGGTGGTGGCCGCGCGCAAGGCCTTCCCCGGCTGGGCGGCGGCGACGGCGTACAACCGCGGCCAGGTGCTCTACCGGGTGGCCGAGGTCCTGGAAGGCCGTCGCGACCAGTTCGTCGCGGAGGTATCGGCGTCGGAAGGCCAGGCCGCGAAGAAAGCCGAGTCCCTGGTGGACGCGGCGATCGACCGCTGGGTCTGGTACGCGGGCTGGACGGACAAGATCGCCACGGTCCTCGGCGCGGCGAACCCGGTGGCGGGCCCGTACTTCTCGTTCACGGTCCCGGAGCCGACCGGGGTGGTGGGCGTCTTGGCGCCGCAGCAGTCGTCGTTGCTGGGCCTGGTCGAGGTCCTGGCCCCGGTCCTGGCCACGGGCTCGACGGCGGTGGTGGTCTCGAGCGCGGAGCGGCCGTTGCCGGCGATCACGCTGTCGGAGGTCCTGGCCACGTCCGACGTCCCGGGCGGCGTGGCGAACATCCTCACCGGCCACGCGGCCGAGCTGGGCCCCTGGCTGGCTTCCCACGGCGACGTCAACGCGCTGGACCCGACGGGAGCCGCCCCGGCGGACCGCCCGGGCCTGGCGCGCGAAGCGGCGAACACGGTGAAGCGGGTGCTGACGGTCCCGGAGGCGGAACCGGACTGGACAACGGCCCCGGACCTCACCCGGCTGCGGCGGTACCTGGAGGCCAAGACGGTCTGGCACCCGCTGGGCGTCTGA